Below is a window of Brachyspira hampsonii DNA.
TTATTTAAATTTATTATATTTTTATTTTTTGATATAAAACTTTTAGAGTTTATAGGCATTAATATTATTGCCAATAGTATTATTATATTATTTGCTAAATACAGAGCTACCGATATATTTTGATTAGTTTTGTATGATCCATAAGTACCCAAAAATATTATAATAAGAGATATAATATTGTATATTAATATCAATAATAAAGTAACGGAGATAGTGATATATATACCTTTTCTTGTTTTTATAGATAATAGTAAATACATCATAATAAAAACAGACATTAGAGAAATACCAATAATAGGTGCTAGTAATTGTATTACTGTTATATTATATCCATATATTAAATTAGAAAATATATTCATAACTATTCCTTTTACATAACTTTGGAGTATTCATCTACTTTACTTTCTAAATCATTTGTATATTCTAAAAACTTTTTCATCTCTTCGTTAAGTTTATTAGTTATAGATTCCAAATCATCAGATGTTGCTAAAAGTTTATTCATATCTCTCATAAGGTTTTTTATTTCCGAATTTTCTGCAGATGCTTTATCTGATATATCAATTACATAATCATTTATTTCTTCTATTCTTGTTTTTATATTCAAAAAGTCATTTTCTTCATTAATTATAATATTTGTCATATTTGATATTGAATTATGCATTTTGTCAGTATTTTTTATTATATTCATATTATAATCATTTTGTTTTTCCATACTAATATTAAATTTATTTATTCTATCATAATGTATAGAAATTTCTTCTGATAATTGAGACATATTATTATTAATATTATTGCTGGAATATGTATATTTTTTAAATATGTCTTCTATTGTAAATAATAGATTTTGCATTCTATTTGTAGCCTGAGAAGTTTCATTTACTAGTTCGCTAACCTCTTTGGATACAACACTGAAGTTACTATGCCATTCTCCTGCTTTTGAGGCTTGTATGCTTGAATTTATGGCGAGAGTTTTTGTTTTATCTGACATATTTGTCATAAATGATATTATTTTATTTATTTGAAAATTTAATTGATTGAAAGTTTCTGATTTGGCAAATTCTTTAATGAAATTATTTTTTTCTGCTTCTAAATTCTTTTGCAAATCTTCAAATATAGCTATTATATTTCTGCTTTGTGCTTGTAAAGCATATATTTTTTCTACAGATTCATGCAGTTTTACATTAGATTCTTCAAGTGTTTTCTTCTGCAATTCCACAGAAGCCTGAAGATTTGGATATGTTTCTATCAATTCATTTATTTTGTCTACATTAATCTTTCCATCATTTATTTGGAAATTTTCTATAGTGATAAATTCGTTTGTATATTCTATAACTCTGTTTATATCATTTTTTAAATTATTAATAGTGGAATAAGTATTTTCTACTTTACTTACTAAG
It encodes the following:
- a CDS encoding methyl-accepting chemotaxis protein, with the protein product MDYNFSLITLELGIPVMATIISIVGIILYSYIYFQLYEEPQAIILLLGFLSFLFSGLEASNIILSLYSKNNYLALNMYKFEQLALSLTIIPWMMYIRTQLTLSEHFHSVLYKLYIAIIFILILLSAISLLYPQLFISTSEPITTLNETMKNSIKSRGELGTVYIIRDFVFTIYCFVIICSFIYEMTVNKKIKENVLLLILMALISLAFFDDFNGISIYTKYSSNFLIFKNSTFTRITLVYAIFNIIMIYSSVSRFISAVYKKTNQSYDLESIKAQDSIIINTAINTSEKLSELKTNFSESVNNLVSKVENTYSTINNLKNDINRVIEYTNEFITIENFQINDGKINVDKINELIETYPNLQASVELQKKTLEESNVKLHESVEKIYALQAQSRNIIAIFEDLQKNLEAEKNNFIKEFAKSETFNQLNFQINKIISFMTNMSDKTKTLAINSSIQASKAGEWHSNFSVVSKEVSELVNETSQATNRMQNLLFTIEDIFKKYTYSSNNINNNMSQLSEEISIHYDRINKFNISMEKQNDYNMNIIKNTDKMHNSISNMTNIIINEENDFLNIKTRIEEINDYVIDISDKASAENSEIKNLMRDMNKLLATSDDLESITNKLNEEMKKFLEYTNDLESKVDEYSKVM